In Phenylobacterium zucineum HLK1, one DNA window encodes the following:
- a CDS encoding DUF2164 domain-containing protein, with protein sequence MAKIELPKPVRDTLADALSGYLKDELELEVKGFDAVFLLDWIIETMGPHLYNQGLTDAQALVRKKADDFVEAIAQLEKPVRF encoded by the coding sequence ATGGCCAAGATCGAACTGCCCAAGCCCGTCCGCGATACGTTGGCCGATGCGCTTTCCGGCTACCTGAAGGACGAGCTGGAGCTGGAAGTGAAGGGATTCGACGCGGTCTTCCTACTGGACTGGATCATCGAGACCATGGGCCCCCACCTCTACAACCAGGGGCTGACCGACGCCCAGGCGCTGGTGCGGAAGAAGGCGGACGACTTCGTCGAGGCCATCGCCCAGCTCGAAAAGCCGGTGCGCTTCTGA
- a CDS encoding ArsC family reductase, whose protein sequence is MTANLYGIRNCDTMKKAWTWLDQHGVPYTFHDYKKEGVDRAALEGWVRQVGWETLLNRAGTTFRKLPEADRQGIDEAKAISLMLAQPSMIKRPVLAAKGRLLVGFKPAEYEALFG, encoded by the coding sequence TTGACCGCCAACCTCTACGGCATCCGCAACTGCGATACGATGAAGAAGGCCTGGACCTGGCTGGATCAGCACGGTGTTCCTTACACGTTCCACGACTACAAGAAGGAGGGCGTCGACCGCGCCGCGCTGGAGGGCTGGGTGCGGCAGGTCGGGTGGGAGACGCTGCTCAACCGGGCCGGCACGACGTTCAGGAAGCTGCCCGAGGCCGACCGGCAGGGGATCGACGAGGCCAAGGCGATCTCACTGATGCTGGCCCAACCCTCGATGATCAAGCGGCCGGTGCTGGCGGCGAAGGGCCGCCTGCTCGTGGGCTTCAAGCCGGCGGAGTACGAGGCGCTGTTCGGCTGA
- a CDS encoding RNA polymerase sigma factor: MLVAAVQRGSTEAFARLVQRHQQAVRAFLRRACGDWALADDLAQETFLAAWGRIGQLRAGASVRAWLCGIGYRKHLSVLRSGSRRRARDARYERERPPAAAAMTDERLALEAAMAELPADQRACVALCLAADFSHAEAAAALALPLGTVKSHVARGRARLLQVLGDGDA, from the coding sequence ATGCTGGTCGCGGCCGTCCAGCGCGGCTCGACCGAGGCGTTCGCACGCCTGGTGCAGCGCCACCAGCAGGCCGTGCGGGCCTTCCTGCGCCGGGCCTGCGGCGACTGGGCCCTGGCGGACGACCTGGCGCAGGAGACCTTCCTGGCCGCCTGGGGGCGGATCGGCCAGCTGCGGGCCGGGGCCAGCGTGCGGGCATGGCTGTGCGGCATCGGCTATCGCAAGCATCTGTCGGTGCTGCGCTCCGGCTCGCGGCGCAGGGCCCGGGACGCGCGTTACGAGCGGGAACGGCCGCCCGCGGCGGCGGCGATGACCGACGAGCGGCTGGCCCTGGAGGCCGCGATGGCGGAGCTGCCGGCCGACCAGCGGGCGTGCGTCGCCCTCTGCCTGGCGGCCGATTTCAGCCACGCGGAGGCTGCCGCGGCGCTGGCGCTGCCGCTGGGCACGGTGAAGAGTCATGTGGCGCGGGGCCGTGCGCGGCTCCTGCAGGTGCTTGGAGATGGCGATGCGTGA
- a CDS encoding DUF6249 domain-containing protein produces MEILVPISLFAMIAALVIVPRYFRSLERQKMADTLRVAIEKGQPIPGEIVEAMSSNVRSPAMPPSPQRDLRTGIIWLGVALGLVALGLIVGFEEPDASYWFIGIASFPGFIGLAFIVLGLINKPKS; encoded by the coding sequence ATGGAGATCCTGGTTCCGATCTCACTGTTTGCGATGATCGCCGCACTGGTGATCGTCCCCCGCTATTTCCGCAGCCTCGAGCGCCAGAAGATGGCCGACACCCTGCGCGTGGCCATCGAGAAGGGGCAGCCGATCCCGGGCGAAATCGTCGAGGCCATGTCCAGCAACGTGCGTTCGCCGGCCATGCCGCCGTCGCCGCAGCGGGACCTGCGCACCGGCATCATCTGGCTGGGCGTCGCCCTGGGCCTCGTCGCCCTGGGCCTGATCGTCGGCTTCGAGGAGCCCGACGCCAGCTACTGGTTCATCGGCATCGCCTCGTTCCCGGGCTTCATCGGCCTGGCCTTCATCGTCCTCGGCCTGATCAACAAGCCGAAGTCCTAG
- a CDS encoding RNA polymerase sigma factor, producing MPGTKPSSFASLHDVELCSHAAAGEGRAFGELARRHGSAVRYLLRRMGAQAAEADDVAQDAFLTAFQRITEFRGEGTFAAWVKRIAARHYLRRLQRDRRLSELAAEGGEEEIEIAAGDADHRIDLDEALKALSKAERLCVSLCFGAGLSHGEAAEALNLPLGTVKSHVKRGLDKLRARLAPTEGAVLEGRRGNG from the coding sequence ATGCCGGGCACGAAACCATCGAGCTTCGCCAGCCTGCACGACGTCGAGCTCTGCTCGCACGCCGCGGCCGGCGAGGGGCGCGCCTTCGGGGAGCTTGCGCGCCGCCACGGCTCGGCCGTCCGCTACCTGCTGCGCCGGATGGGCGCCCAGGCGGCTGAGGCCGACGACGTGGCCCAGGACGCCTTCCTCACCGCCTTCCAGCGGATCACCGAGTTCCGCGGCGAGGGGACCTTCGCCGCCTGGGTGAAGCGGATCGCCGCGCGCCATTATCTGCGCCGGCTCCAGCGCGACCGGCGGCTGAGCGAGCTGGCGGCGGAGGGGGGCGAAGAGGAGATCGAGATCGCGGCGGGCGACGCAGACCACCGGATCGACCTGGACGAGGCCCTGAAGGCGCTCTCCAAGGCCGAGCGGCTGTGCGTGTCGCTGTGCTTCGGCGCGGGCCTTTCCCACGGCGAGGCGGCCGAGGCCTTGAACCTGCCGCTTGGAACGGTCAAATCCCATGTCAAACGTGGTCTGGATAAGCTCAGAGCGCGACTGGCGCCGACCGAGGGCGCCGTCCTGGAAGGGAGGCGGGGCAATGGCTGA
- the panB gene encoding 3-methyl-2-oxobutanoate hydroxymethyltransferase, which yields MSSHREEKVRRIAAPDIAARKGGTPIVCLTAYTAPVAELLDEHCDLLLVGDSVGMVVHGLPNTVGVTLDMMILHGQAVMRGSRRAMVVVDMPFGSYEGAPETAYDNAARLMKETGAQAVKVESGPTVIDTIQYLVKRGIPVMGHVGLRPQAVLVDGGFKAKGKAGEERRRILEEARATADAGAFAVVVEGVAEGLAREITEAIEVPTIGIGASAGCDGQILVTDDMLGLFDWTPKFVRRYGDLRGEIGKAVAAYAEDVRARRFPGPAEIYFAKAG from the coding sequence TTGTCCAGCCACCGGGAAGAGAAGGTCCGGCGCATCGCCGCCCCGGACATCGCTGCGCGCAAGGGCGGCACGCCGATCGTGTGCCTCACTGCCTACACCGCGCCGGTGGCCGAGCTCCTGGACGAGCACTGCGACCTGCTGCTGGTGGGCGACAGCGTGGGCATGGTGGTCCACGGGCTTCCGAACACCGTCGGCGTGACGCTCGACATGATGATCCTGCACGGCCAGGCGGTGATGCGCGGCTCGCGCCGCGCCATGGTCGTCGTGGACATGCCGTTCGGCTCGTACGAGGGCGCCCCCGAGACCGCCTACGACAACGCCGCCCGCCTCATGAAGGAGACGGGCGCGCAGGCCGTGAAGGTCGAGTCCGGTCCGACCGTCATCGACACCATCCAGTACCTGGTGAAGCGCGGCATCCCGGTCATGGGGCACGTCGGCCTGCGGCCCCAGGCGGTTCTGGTGGACGGCGGCTTCAAGGCCAAGGGCAAGGCGGGCGAGGAGCGCCGCCGCATCCTGGAGGAGGCGAGGGCGACCGCCGACGCCGGCGCGTTCGCGGTGGTGGTCGAGGGCGTGGCCGAGGGCCTGGCCCGGGAGATCACCGAGGCCATCGAGGTTCCGACCATCGGCATCGGCGCGTCCGCGGGCTGCGACGGGCAGATCCTGGTCACGGACGACATGCTGGGCCTCTTCGACTGGACCCCGAAGTTCGTGCGCCGTTACGGCGACCTGCGGGGCGAGATCGGCAAGGCCGTGGCGGCCTACGCAGAGGATGTCCGGGCCCGTCGCTTCCCGGGACCAGCCGAGATCTACTTCGCCAAGGCGGGGTAG
- a CDS encoding tetratricopeptide repeat protein, translating to MTDLFEEVEEQLRSDRYRSLARRTLPWILAAVALVLVAVLAYWGWDTWRSREVAKASEQYQAAGEALAAGDRAKAQQLWTEVSQSSAGGYKSLALMQLGALNLDENKTDEAVKLFDQAASAAPDELIGDAARLKSAFAVLDTAPYKDVEARLTPLIKDGRPYRVQAREALAFAKLMAGDTAGARGDFVVLQQMLDASDGVRARAQAAISLIDSGSAKALPGVVKQAAAMPPPMMVQPGAVLGADGAAPQPQANGPQ from the coding sequence GTGACGGATCTGTTCGAAGAGGTCGAGGAGCAGCTTCGCTCCGACCGCTACCGGTCGCTCGCGCGCCGGACTCTCCCCTGGATCCTGGCCGCCGTCGCGCTCGTCCTGGTGGCCGTCCTCGCCTACTGGGGCTGGGACACTTGGCGCAGCCGTGAGGTCGCCAAGGCCTCGGAGCAGTATCAGGCCGCGGGCGAGGCCCTGGCGGCCGGGGACCGCGCCAAGGCCCAACAGCTGTGGACCGAGGTCTCCCAGTCCTCCGCCGGCGGGTACAAGTCGCTGGCCCTGATGCAGCTGGGCGCCCTGAACCTCGACGAGAACAAGACGGACGAGGCCGTGAAGCTGTTCGACCAGGCGGCGAGCGCCGCGCCGGACGAGCTGATCGGCGACGCCGCCCGCCTCAAATCCGCCTTCGCCGTGCTCGACACGGCTCCCTACAAGGACGTGGAGGCGCGCTTGACGCCGCTGATCAAGGACGGCCGCCCCTACCGGGTGCAGGCGCGCGAGGCGCTCGCCTTCGCCAAGCTGATGGCCGGAGACACTGCCGGCGCCCGCGGGGACTTCGTCGTGCTGCAGCAGATGCTGGACGCCTCGGACGGGGTCCGCGCCCGCGCCCAGGCCGCGATCAGCCTGATCGATTCCGGCTCGGCCAAGGCCCTGCCGGGCGTCGTCAAGCAGGCCGCCGCCATGCCGCCCCCCATGATGGTGCAGCCCGGCGCCGTGCTCGGCGCTGACGGCGCTGCGCCGCAACCGCAAGCCAACGGACCGCAATGA
- a CDS encoding PQQ-like beta-propeller repeat protein, whose amino-acid sequence MTSRRNTLLAVCLIAALGASGCSTLGRLNPFDRGDEGPQETAGEGQRISIVPADQRLEPAAALQGVEFSLPTPSTIAAWPLPGGTPEQSVDHVDAAPNLQIAWRRGFGEGSQRGRYIIAPPVAADGKVFVMDAEGRVSAHDARSGGQLWRTATNPGDNKRDKLGFGGGIAYADGKLYVTSGFRQVMQIDANTGAVGWRAKTSEPVHGAPTVAAGRVMAVALDNSLLTFETATGTPSWTYQALAESARILRASSPAVSGDTVVAAFGSGELVALRAANGNDLWNEALSRASRTSALSEIRDIPGRPVIYQGDVFAVSHSGVFAAIDLRTGQARWSLPVAGVTSPLPAGDVVYVVSKAGEVICASRETGQIYWIRDLNEGFKGKKKGGFLGIGGQRMGRPIWSGPMLTNNKLILAGQTGDLAVLNAKTGEVERRIDLGGPAMLSPIAMGDTIYVVTDEATLIALR is encoded by the coding sequence ATGACGTCGCGCCGCAACACTCTCCTGGCCGTCTGCCTCATCGCCGCGCTGGGCGCGAGCGGCTGCTCGACGCTGGGACGCCTGAACCCGTTCGACCGCGGCGACGAGGGCCCGCAGGAGACCGCCGGCGAGGGCCAGCGCATCTCCATCGTTCCGGCCGACCAGCGGCTGGAGCCCGCCGCCGCGCTGCAGGGCGTGGAGTTCTCGCTGCCGACGCCTTCGACGATCGCGGCCTGGCCGCTGCCGGGCGGCACGCCCGAGCAGTCGGTGGACCATGTGGACGCCGCGCCGAACCTGCAGATCGCCTGGCGACGCGGCTTCGGCGAGGGCTCCCAGCGGGGCCGCTACATCATTGCTCCGCCGGTGGCGGCCGACGGCAAGGTGTTCGTCATGGACGCCGAGGGCCGCGTCTCGGCGCACGACGCCCGCAGCGGCGGCCAGCTCTGGCGCACCGCCACCAACCCCGGCGACAACAAGCGCGACAAGCTCGGCTTCGGCGGCGGCATCGCCTACGCCGACGGCAAGCTTTACGTCACCTCCGGCTTCCGGCAGGTGATGCAGATCGACGCCAACACCGGCGCCGTCGGCTGGCGGGCCAAGACCAGCGAGCCGGTGCACGGCGCGCCGACCGTCGCCGCGGGCCGCGTGATGGCCGTGGCGCTGGACAATTCGCTGCTCACCTTCGAGACGGCGACCGGCACGCCGAGCTGGACCTACCAGGCGCTCGCCGAATCCGCCCGCATCCTGCGCGCCTCCAGCCCGGCGGTGTCGGGCGACACCGTGGTGGCGGCCTTCGGGTCGGGCGAGCTCGTGGCCCTCAGGGCCGCCAACGGCAACGACCTGTGGAACGAGGCCCTGTCGCGGGCGAGCCGCACCAGCGCGCTGTCCGAGATCCGCGACATTCCCGGCCGCCCGGTCATCTACCAGGGCGACGTCTTTGCGGTGAGCCACTCGGGCGTCTTCGCGGCCATCGACCTTCGCACGGGCCAAGCCCGCTGGAGCCTGCCGGTCGCGGGCGTCACCTCGCCGCTTCCGGCCGGCGACGTCGTCTACGTGGTCTCCAAGGCCGGCGAGGTGATCTGCGCCTCGCGCGAGACGGGCCAGATCTACTGGATCCGCGACCTCAACGAGGGCTTCAAGGGCAAGAAGAAGGGCGGCTTCCTCGGCATCGGCGGCCAGCGCATGGGCCGGCCGATCTGGTCGGGCCCGATGCTGACCAACAACAAGCTGATCCTCGCGGGCCAGACGGGCGACCTCGCCGTGCTGAACGCCAAGACGGGCGAGGTCGAGCGGCGCATCGACCTGGGCGGTCCGGCCATGCTCTCGCCCATCGCCATGGGCGACACCATCTACGTGGTCACCGACGAAGCCACGCTGATCGCACTTCGTTGA